The following are from one region of the Stanieria cyanosphaera PCC 7437 genome:
- the ltrA gene encoding group II intron reverse transcriptase/maturase: MAKTHSIQQNSVAWQEIDWRKVRKTVAKIQKRIYRASINGDVKKVRQLQKTLINSYHAKLTAVRQITQDNSGKKTAGVDRIKSLTPHQRLKLAENLKLTDKAKPVRRVYIPKANGEKRPLGIPTIYDRATQSLVKMALEPEWESKFEPNSYGFRPGRSAHDAIEAIFNSIRQKSKYVLDADIAKCFDCINHSKLLKKLNTYPKIRKQIKSWLKAGILDNGELIFPDKGTPQGGAISPLLANIALHGMEKEIEMYAESLKGRKNYNKTALKLIRYADDFVITHDNLEAIEQCKNIINEWLKDIGLELKPEKTRITHTLREHEGQKPGFDFLGFQIRQFPVGKHQTGKTAQGRPIGFKTIIRPSQESVKKHYQNLARIVDSHKAKSQHTLIQKLNPVIIGWANYYKSVSSKETFSKMDTLLFKKLWQWGCRRHANKGKTWVKDKYWHRIGIKIWNFIGEGKQLAEHSKTKISKHIKVKGEISPYNGDEIYWSMRMRNHPTMPRRKSNLLKIQKGICNWCKEYFHTGEKMEVDHITPREIKGDNSYGNLQLLHKHCHDTKTKEDLNQIRIHKIRKSRNNLVQKDWKWIDDMLVCVKDGTHTEPI, from the coding sequence ATGGCTAAAACACATTCAATACAACAGAATAGTGTGGCATGGCAAGAGATAGACTGGCGTAAAGTCAGAAAAACTGTTGCGAAAATCCAAAAGAGAATCTATCGAGCCAGCATCAACGGCGATGTCAAGAAAGTACGCCAATTACAAAAAACACTAATCAATTCCTACCATGCCAAATTAACGGCAGTCAGACAAATAACACAGGATAACTCAGGCAAAAAGACAGCAGGGGTGGATAGAATAAAGTCCCTCACACCACACCAGCGACTAAAGCTAGCCGAAAACTTGAAGCTAACGGATAAAGCCAAACCTGTAAGGCGAGTCTACATCCCAAAAGCCAATGGTGAAAAGCGACCACTGGGAATCCCCACTATCTATGACAGAGCAACCCAGAGTCTAGTGAAAATGGCACTCGAACCAGAATGGGAATCAAAATTCGAGCCGAATAGCTACGGATTTAGACCAGGAAGAAGCGCACACGACGCAATCGAAGCCATATTTAATTCAATAAGACAAAAAAGCAAATACGTACTGGACGCTGACATAGCCAAATGTTTTGACTGCATCAACCATTCAAAACTACTCAAAAAACTAAATACGTACCCCAAGATACGCAAGCAAATAAAATCTTGGCTAAAAGCAGGAATACTGGATAATGGAGAATTAATTTTTCCAGATAAAGGTACTCCGCAAGGCGGAGCTATAAGCCCACTACTCGCAAACATAGCACTACATGGAATGGAAAAAGAAATCGAAATGTATGCGGAAAGCTTAAAAGGCAGGAAAAATTATAATAAAACCGCCCTAAAGTTAATCAGATATGCAGACGATTTCGTAATTACCCACGACAATTTAGAAGCTATAGAGCAATGCAAGAACATAATCAATGAATGGTTGAAAGACATCGGACTGGAACTAAAACCAGAAAAAACAAGAATAACCCACACCCTAAGAGAACATGAAGGTCAAAAACCAGGATTCGACTTCCTAGGTTTTCAAATAAGACAATTCCCTGTAGGAAAACACCAAACTGGTAAAACAGCACAGGGAAGACCAATTGGCTTCAAAACCATAATCAGACCTTCTCAAGAAAGTGTTAAAAAACATTATCAAAATCTTGCCAGAATAGTAGACAGTCACAAGGCAAAAAGCCAACACACGCTGATTCAAAAATTGAATCCAGTAATAATAGGATGGGCAAACTACTATAAATCAGTAAGTAGCAAAGAAACATTCTCAAAAATGGATACACTGCTATTTAAAAAATTATGGCAATGGGGATGTAGAAGACACGCAAACAAAGGGAAAACCTGGGTTAAGGACAAATACTGGCATAGGATTGGAATAAAAATCTGGAATTTTATTGGGGAAGGCAAACAATTGGCAGAACACTCCAAAACAAAAATCTCAAAACATATTAAAGTAAAAGGGGAAATAAGTCCCTACAACGGAGATGAAATATATTGGAGTATGCGGATGAGAAATCATCCCACCATGCCAAGAAGAAAGTCAAACCTACTAAAAATTCAAAAAGGAATATGTAATTGGTGCAAAGAGTACTTTCACACGGGAGAGAAGATGGAAGTAGACCACATCACACCGAGAGAAATCAAAGGTGATAACAGTTATGGAAATCTTCAACTCCTACACAAACATTGTCACGATACAAAGACCAAAGAAGATTTAAACCAGATAAGAATACATAAAATCAGAAAATCCAGAAACAACCTAGTACAAAAAGATTGGAAATGGATAGATGATATGTTGGTCTGCGTCAAGGATGGTACTCATACAGAGCCTATTTAG
- a CDS encoding phage holin family protein — protein MVALLITWLVTAVSLLIISKLRIGVEIDSFGKALLSAVVFGILNALIRPVLAFFAFPLTIITFGLFALVINAIIFGLAAALVPGFRLRWGFWSALIGSFALGVINSIIFRILPFTAG, from the coding sequence ATGGTTGCTCTGTTAATTACCTGGTTAGTTACCGCCGTAAGTCTTTTGATTATTTCCAAATTACGGATAGGAGTAGAAATTGACAGCTTTGGGAAAGCTTTGCTTTCTGCGGTAGTTTTTGGGATTTTAAACGCTTTAATTCGCCCTGTGCTAGCTTTTTTTGCTTTTCCTCTGACGATTATTACCTTTGGGTTATTTGCTTTAGTAATTAACGCTATCATTTTTGGTCTAGCTGCTGCTTTAGTCCCAGGATTTAGATTGCGTTGGGGTTTTTGGAGTGCATTAATTGGCTCTTTTGCTTTGGGAGTAATTAACTCAATAATTTTTAGAATACTTCCTTTTACTGCCGGTTAA
- a CDS encoding ABC transporter substrate-binding protein, which yields MLPFNRWQKRLIFIYLPLIAIVSIIIACSNTSNSNLSQVNQSTNSSDTLQIWWDKGYIPEEDEILQKLVNNWQQKTGNQVELTFYTADEITQKTKRAIEAGNPPDVLFSSRAEYPLLAWQGKLADVSEVIKPIEKLYSTTALKAAYLYNQKAEQKSYYAVPLHQATIHIFYWQDWLKQVGKTAQDIPQDWDNFWQFWQPISEQIKTQAQSEIYALGIPISVEASDTYYLFEQILEAYDVEILDSEGNLLIDQPQVRQGIITCLQWYQQLYQQGYIPPQALQWLDPDNNRNLLNRQVLMTPNPTLSIASAVRQDPETYFNKLGIAEFPRKPNGEPMRHIVSVRQAVILAGAKQEKIAKEFLTYLIQPEVIADYLKSAGGRYVPVMTAARKDKFWQNQADPHIYTAVKTLIDQPTRLFYSVQNPAYSLVLEQNIWGQALKKIILEDISPEQAADSAIAQIQQIFAQWQ from the coding sequence ATGCTACCCTTCAATCGTTGGCAGAAACGTTTGATTTTCATTTATCTACCTTTAATTGCCATTGTAAGTATTATTATTGCTTGTAGCAATACATCAAATTCTAATTTATCCCAAGTTAATCAATCAACTAATAGCTCTGATACATTACAAATTTGGTGGGATAAAGGTTATATTCCTGAAGAAGACGAAATTCTGCAAAAACTTGTTAATAATTGGCAACAAAAAACTGGTAATCAAGTAGAACTGACCTTTTATACTGCTGACGAAATTACTCAAAAAACAAAAAGAGCTATTGAAGCTGGTAATCCTCCAGATGTTTTATTTTCTAGTCGTGCTGAATATCCTTTACTCGCTTGGCAAGGAAAACTAGCCGATGTCTCTGAAGTAATCAAACCAATAGAAAAACTATATTCTACTACTGCTTTAAAAGCTGCTTATTTATATAATCAAAAGGCAGAGCAAAAAAGTTACTATGCAGTTCCGCTTCATCAAGCAACTATTCATATTTTTTATTGGCAAGATTGGTTAAAACAAGTAGGGAAAACTGCCCAGGATATTCCTCAAGATTGGGACAATTTTTGGCAATTTTGGCAACCTATATCTGAGCAAATCAAAACTCAAGCACAATCAGAAATATATGCTCTTGGGATTCCTATTTCCGTCGAAGCTTCAGATACTTACTATTTATTTGAGCAAATTTTAGAAGCTTACGATGTCGAAATTTTAGATTCTGAAGGAAATTTGTTGATTGATCAACCTCAAGTTCGCCAAGGAATTATTACTTGTTTGCAATGGTATCAACAACTGTATCAACAAGGATATATTCCTCCTCAAGCATTACAATGGTTAGACCCTGACAACAATCGTAACTTACTCAATCGTCAAGTCTTGATGACTCCCAATCCTACTCTTTCTATTGCTAGTGCGGTACGTCAAGATCCAGAAACTTATTTTAATAAACTGGGCATTGCTGAATTTCCTCGTAAACCCAATGGCGAACCCATGCGTCACATTGTATCAGTTAGACAAGCTGTGATTTTGGCAGGAGCTAAACAGGAAAAAATAGCCAAAGAATTTCTTACTTATTTGATTCAACCAGAAGTAATTGCAGATTATCTCAAAAGTGCTGGAGGTCGTTATGTTCCTGTTATGACCGCAGCAAGAAAAGACAAATTTTGGCAAAATCAGGCAGATCCCCATATTTATACCGCAGTTAAAACTTTAATCGATCAACCAACCAGACTATTTTATTCTGTGCAAAATCCTGCTTATAGCTTAGTTTTAGAACAAAATATTTGGGGACAAGCACTCAAAAAAATCATCTTGGAAGATATTTCCCCAGAACAAGCAGCCGATAGTGCGATCGCACAAATTCAACAAATTTTTGCTCAATGGCAATAA